Proteins co-encoded in one Bradyrhizobium sp. 170 genomic window:
- a CDS encoding carboxyl transferase domain-containing protein encodes MSFHKLLIANRGEIAIRIARAAGDAGLATVAIHSADDAQSLHVRAADAACEIPGRGARAYLDIEAVISAAKATGCDAVHPGYGFLSENATFARRCIEESIVFVGPSPEALDLFGDKAQAKALAKQCGVPIIEGTSGPTSVEEAKAFLESQGERGAIMIKAIAGGGGRGMRIVDDATKLEEAYARCQSEAMAAFGSDGVYVERLIRNARHIEVQIICDHYGAISHLWERECTIQRRNQKLIEVAPSPSLNDALRGRIIDAAKELAAAANYDNLGTFEFLVDNDAKTSDQAFAFIEANPRLQVEHTVTEQVLGLDLVQSQLAVAAGATLGSLGLAQAYIPKPRGFAMQLRVNMEVMDETGGTRPTGGTLALFDLPSGPGVRVDTFGYSGYRTSTAFDSLLAKVIVHSPGGNWTDVVHKATRTLREFRVGGVATNIPFLAAILAHPDFVENRVSTGFIEAHVADLVGEAKATAETALIESGVAADDGAPTAEVSMAGPAGSEPVPAPLQGTIVAVDVREGDLVRPGQQIAVLESMKMEHLVTAPHGGRVTKVVAETGVTLMQDEAILYLEPAEIDAHDMAEEEDFDLDHIRPDLAELLERHAITLDENRPASVERRRKTNQRTARENIAQLVDEGSFVEYGSLAIAAQRRRRAVDDLIRNTPADGLISGVATVNAEKFGADAARCMVISYDYTVLAGTQGHMNHKKIDRMLGLAEQWRMPLVFYAEGGGGRPGDTDRLGMTGLDGPSFVQFAKLSGLVPVIGVVSGYCFAGNAAMLGCCDVIIATMNASIGMGGPAMIEGGGLGVYHPAEVGPVSFQSPNGVIDILVEDEAEATAAAQKYLSYFQGAVADWKAPDQRLLRRAIPENRLRVYDIRTVIDLLADEGSVLEIRREFGVGMITAFIRIEGKPFGLIANNPKHLGGAIDAPAGDKAARFMQLCDAFDIPLLSLCDTPGFMVGPEAEKTAIVRHVARMFVTGASLTVPLFGIVLRKGYGLGAQSMIGGGFHASFFTVAWPTGEFGGMGLEGYVRLGFRKEMEAIEDPDEREEYYQAKVDELYANGKAVSIASVLEIDEVIDPADTRQWIMAGLRSVPKPEARTAKKRPCIDAW; translated from the coding sequence ATGTCCTTCCACAAGCTGCTGATCGCCAACCGCGGCGAGATCGCCATCCGCATCGCGCGCGCTGCCGGAGACGCCGGCCTTGCCACCGTCGCGATCCATTCCGCCGACGACGCGCAGTCGCTGCATGTCCGCGCCGCCGACGCCGCCTGCGAAATCCCCGGGCGCGGCGCGCGGGCCTATCTCGACATCGAGGCCGTAATATCGGCCGCCAAGGCGACCGGATGCGACGCCGTGCATCCGGGCTATGGCTTCCTCAGCGAGAATGCAACGTTCGCCCGGCGCTGCATCGAGGAAAGCATCGTCTTTGTCGGGCCATCGCCGGAAGCGCTCGACCTGTTCGGCGACAAGGCGCAGGCCAAGGCGCTGGCAAAACAATGCGGCGTGCCCATCATCGAAGGCACCAGCGGGCCGACCAGCGTGGAAGAGGCAAAGGCCTTCCTGGAATCCCAGGGCGAGCGCGGCGCCATCATGATCAAGGCGATCGCCGGCGGCGGCGGCCGCGGCATGCGCATCGTCGATGACGCCACTAAGCTGGAAGAGGCCTATGCGCGCTGCCAGTCCGAGGCGATGGCGGCCTTCGGCAGCGACGGCGTCTATGTCGAGCGCCTGATTCGGAACGCCCGCCACATCGAGGTGCAGATCATCTGCGACCACTATGGCGCGATCAGTCATTTGTGGGAGCGCGAATGCACCATCCAGCGCCGCAACCAGAAACTCATCGAGGTCGCGCCGAGCCCGTCGCTGAACGATGCCTTGCGCGGGCGCATCATCGATGCCGCCAAGGAACTTGCCGCCGCCGCCAACTACGACAACCTCGGCACCTTCGAATTCCTCGTCGATAACGACGCCAAAACCAGCGACCAGGCGTTCGCCTTCATCGAGGCCAATCCGCGGCTGCAGGTCGAGCATACCGTCACCGAGCAGGTGCTCGGCCTCGATCTGGTGCAGTCGCAGCTCGCGGTCGCGGCCGGCGCCACGCTGGGGTCGCTCGGTCTGGCGCAGGCCTATATCCCGAAGCCGCGCGGTTTTGCGATGCAACTCCGCGTCAACATGGAGGTGATGGATGAGACCGGCGGGACCCGGCCGACCGGCGGAACGCTGGCGCTGTTCGACCTGCCGTCCGGCCCCGGCGTTCGCGTCGATACGTTTGGCTATTCCGGCTACCGCACCAGCACCGCCTTTGACTCGCTGCTCGCCAAGGTCATTGTGCATTCGCCGGGTGGCAACTGGACCGACGTCGTGCACAAGGCGACGCGGACGCTGCGTGAGTTCCGGGTTGGCGGCGTCGCCACCAACATCCCCTTCCTCGCGGCGATTTTGGCGCATCCGGATTTTGTCGAGAACCGCGTCAGTACCGGCTTCATCGAGGCCCATGTCGCTGATCTCGTCGGCGAGGCCAAGGCGACGGCGGAGACCGCGCTGATTGAATCCGGCGTCGCGGCCGATGACGGCGCACCCACGGCCGAAGTCTCGATGGCCGGGCCGGCAGGCTCAGAGCCTGTTCCTGCGCCGCTGCAAGGCACGATCGTGGCTGTCGACGTCAGGGAAGGGGACCTCGTCCGCCCCGGCCAGCAGATCGCCGTGCTGGAATCCATGAAGATGGAGCATCTGGTGACCGCGCCGCATGGCGGCAGGGTGACGAAGGTTGTCGCGGAAACCGGCGTGACGTTGATGCAGGACGAGGCGATCCTCTATCTGGAGCCGGCCGAGATCGACGCCCATGATATGGCTGAAGAGGAGGACTTCGATCTCGATCACATCCGCCCTGATCTGGCCGAACTGCTCGAGCGCCACGCCATCACGCTGGATGAAAACCGCCCGGCGTCGGTCGAGCGGCGGCGCAAGACCAACCAGCGCACGGCGCGGGAAAACATCGCCCAGCTCGTCGATGAAGGTTCGTTCGTCGAATACGGCTCGCTCGCCATCGCTGCCCAGCGCCGGCGGCGCGCGGTCGACGACCTCATCCGCAACACCCCGGCCGATGGCCTGATCTCTGGCGTCGCCACCGTGAACGCGGAAAAATTCGGCGCGGACGCCGCGCGCTGCATGGTGATTTCCTACGACTACACCGTGCTGGCCGGCACCCAGGGCCACATGAACCACAAGAAGATCGACCGCATGCTGGGCCTTGCCGAGCAATGGCGGATGCCGCTGGTGTTTTACGCCGAGGGTGGCGGTGGCCGTCCCGGCGATACCGATCGGTTGGGTATGACCGGCCTCGACGGGCCTTCTTTCGTGCAATTCGCAAAACTCTCAGGCCTGGTGCCGGTCATCGGCGTGGTGTCAGGTTATTGCTTTGCCGGCAACGCCGCGATGCTCGGCTGCTGCGATGTCATCATCGCGACGATGAACGCGTCGATCGGCATGGGCGGCCCCGCGATGATCGAGGGCGGCGGCCTTGGCGTCTACCATCCAGCCGAAGTGGGGCCGGTGTCGTTCCAGTCGCCGAACGGCGTCATCGACATCCTGGTCGAGGACGAGGCGGAAGCGACAGCTGCTGCGCAAAAATATCTGTCGTACTTCCAGGGCGCGGTCGCCGACTGGAAGGCGCCGGACCAGCGCCTGTTGCGGCGGGCGATCCCGGAAAACCGCCTGCGGGTCTATGATATCAGAACCGTCATAGATCTTCTCGCGGACGAAGGCTCGGTGCTGGAAATCCGCCGCGAATTTGGCGTCGGCATGATCACCGCCTTCATCCGCATCGAAGGAAAGCCGTTCGGCCTGATCGCCAACAACCCAAAGCATCTCGGCGGCGCGATCGATGCACCAGCCGGCGACAAGGCCGCGCGCTTCATGCAGCTTTGCGATGCCTTCGACATTCCGCTGCTGTCGCTGTGCGACACGCCGGGCTTCATGGTCGGTCCCGAAGCCGAAAAGACCGCGATCGTGCGCCATGTCGCGCGCATGTTCGTCACCGGCGCGAGCCTCACCGTGCCGCTGTTCGGCATCGTCTTGCGCAAGGGCTATGGCTTAGGGGCGCAATCGATGATCGGCGGCGGCTTCCACGCCTCGTTCTTCACGGTGGCCTGGCCGACCGGCGAGTTCGGCGGCATGGGGCTGGAAGGCTATGTGCGGCTTGGCTTCCGCAAGGAGATGGAAGCAATCGAAGATCCGGACGAGCGCGAAGAGTATTATCAGGCCAAGGTCGACGAACTCTACGCCAACGGCAAGGCGGTCTCGATCGCCTCGGTGCTGGAGATCGACGAGGTGATCGATCCCGCCGACACGCGGCAATGGATCATGGCGGGCCTGCGCTCGGTGCCGAAGCCGGAAGCGCGCACGGCGAAGAAGCGGCCGTGCATTGATGCGTGGTGA
- a CDS encoding amidohydrolase family protein, protein MNAKTAFDLIFRNARTRSAATTVDIGVTGGRITAIEPRLACEAAEIEVGGKLALPGFVDTHIHLDKACLLGRCGHDHGSVAEAIAAVAAMKRDFTVEDVYARGARVIERAIVHGTTRMRTHVEIDPRIALRGFEAVKALKSAYAWALDLSICVFPQEGLTNDPGAEELLIAALRGGGEAIGGCPYMDTDPNAHLERIFDLAQEFDVDIDLHLDFDLDPSWWHLEEVCRQTERRNYQGRVAIGHATKLSALPPDRLKAAAARLAKSGVAVTVLPATDLYLMGRDATHNAPRGLTVAHKLVENGVVCSVATNNVLNPFTPFGDASLLRMANFYANVAHAGVSEFDACLDLVTELPARLMNLGDYGIAPGNPADLVVLDTDSGPNAIAELPDMLMGFKNGRQVFERPKPTLFRPTG, encoded by the coding sequence ATGAACGCGAAAACGGCCTTCGACCTCATCTTCCGCAACGCCAGGACGCGGTCTGCCGCCACGACAGTCGATATCGGTGTCACTGGTGGGAGGATCACCGCCATCGAACCCCGGCTTGCCTGCGAAGCGGCCGAGATCGAGGTCGGCGGCAAACTCGCCCTGCCCGGGTTCGTCGACACGCATATTCACCTCGATAAGGCCTGCCTGCTCGGCCGTTGCGGGCATGACCATGGCAGCGTGGCGGAGGCCATCGCCGCGGTCGCGGCGATGAAGCGGGATTTCACGGTGGAAGACGTGTACGCGCGCGGCGCGCGGGTGATCGAGCGCGCCATCGTGCATGGCACCACGCGCATGCGCACCCATGTGGAAATCGATCCGCGCATCGCGCTGCGTGGTTTCGAAGCGGTCAAGGCGCTGAAGAGCGCCTATGCCTGGGCGCTCGATCTCTCGATCTGCGTGTTTCCGCAGGAAGGCCTGACCAACGATCCCGGCGCCGAGGAACTGCTGATCGCGGCGCTGCGCGGCGGCGGCGAAGCAATCGGCGGCTGTCCTTATATGGACACCGACCCGAACGCGCATCTCGAAAGAATTTTCGATCTGGCGCAGGAGTTCGACGTCGATATCGACCTACACCTCGACTTCGATCTCGATCCGTCGTGGTGGCATCTCGAAGAGGTCTGCCGGCAGACCGAGCGGCGTAACTACCAGGGTCGCGTCGCGATCGGTCATGCGACGAAATTGTCGGCGCTGCCGCCGGACCGGCTGAAGGCCGCCGCAGCCCGGCTGGCCAAATCGGGCGTCGCCGTGACCGTGCTGCCCGCGACCGATCTCTATCTGATGGGCCGCGACGCGACGCATAATGCGCCGCGGGGGCTGACGGTGGCGCACAAGCTCGTCGAAAACGGCGTCGTGTGTTCGGTCGCGACCAACAATGTGCTCAATCCCTTCACGCCGTTCGGCGATGCCTCACTGCTGCGGATGGCGAATTTCTACGCCAACGTCGCGCATGCCGGCGTCAGCGAATTCGACGCCTGCCTCGACCTCGTCACCGAGCTGCCGGCGCGGCTGATGAACCTAGGGGATTACGGTATCGCGCCGGGCAATCCCGCCGACTTGGTCGTCCTCGACACCGACAGCGGGCCGAACGCGATTGCAGAGCTGCCCGACATGCTGATGGGATTCAAGAACGGGCGGCAGGTGTTCGAGCGGCCGAAGCCGACGCTGTTTCGTCCGACGGGCTAG
- a CDS encoding nuclear transport factor 2 family protein gives MSVAKAEPKGMSDAEVVEAYLTASMIPDPEAAAAYMKPGTIITFTGGREFDHPRGPTGFNAGRYRWVKKQMDRFDVCPGADETVVYSIGALYGEWIDGTPFEGNRYVDRFVVKGGQIVKMDVWNDSAERILVQMGIEA, from the coding sequence ATGTCCGTTGCGAAAGCCGAACCCAAGGGAATGTCTGATGCAGAGGTGGTCGAGGCCTATCTCACCGCGTCGATGATCCCGGATCCTGAGGCGGCGGCCGCCTACATGAAGCCCGGCACGATCATCACCTTCACCGGCGGCCGGGAGTTCGACCATCCGCGCGGGCCGACCGGCTTCAACGCGGGGCGCTATCGCTGGGTCAAGAAGCAGATGGACCGTTTCGACGTCTGCCCCGGCGCGGACGAGACCGTCGTCTACAGCATCGGCGCGCTCTACGGCGAGTGGATCGACGGCACGCCGTTCGAAGGCAACCGCTACGTCGACCGCTTCGTGGTCAAGGGCGGCCAGATCGTGAAGATGGACGTCTGGAACGACAGCGCCGAGCGCATTCTGGTGCAGATGGGGATCGAGGCGTAG
- a CDS encoding ABC transporter substrate-binding protein, whose translation MLARISAALLGVALFAGAANAQETTIKFTLGWKTQGSDAAFFYAKDHGFFKAEGLNVVIDQGEGSGATVTRIMSGAYDAGFGDVNAIIQNASTKPQDAPVMVYMIWNQPPFAIVTKKTSGINTIKDFEGHTLGGAQGTPTTRLLPVFAQKNKLEGEKIKISNMAPNLQEPMLIKGDIDAALVFNITSYFNLVLNRQDPDKDYKWFQFGDYGLDLYSNGVMVSRKLLASNPKAVAGLVRAVNKGMIAIAKDQNAGMKAAVNYDNLINVEVEKRRLQYSFDKLIVSPEMKEIGVGDVKDDRMARAIGIIVEGYQLARAPTPAEIFSREFLPPRAERELVYTAN comes from the coding sequence ATGCTAGCCAGAATAAGCGCCGCGCTGTTGGGAGTTGCCTTGTTCGCCGGCGCCGCCAATGCCCAGGAGACGACGATCAAGTTCACCCTCGGCTGGAAGACCCAAGGCTCCGATGCCGCGTTCTTCTATGCCAAGGACCACGGCTTCTTCAAAGCGGAAGGCCTCAATGTCGTGATCGACCAGGGCGAGGGCTCGGGCGCGACCGTGACGCGCATCATGTCGGGCGCCTATGACGCCGGCTTCGGCGACGTCAACGCCATCATCCAGAACGCCTCGACCAAGCCGCAGGATGCCCCGGTCATGGTCTACATGATCTGGAACCAGCCGCCGTTTGCGATCGTCACCAAGAAGACCAGCGGCATCAACACCATCAAGGATTTCGAGGGCCATACGCTCGGCGGCGCGCAGGGCACGCCGACCACGCGGCTGCTGCCGGTGTTCGCGCAAAAGAACAAGCTCGAGGGCGAGAAGATCAAGATCTCCAACATGGCGCCGAACCTGCAGGAGCCGATGCTGATCAAGGGCGATATCGACGCCGCGCTGGTGTTCAACATCACGAGCTACTTTAACCTCGTGCTGAACCGCCAGGATCCCGACAAGGACTACAAATGGTTCCAGTTCGGCGATTATGGCCTCGACCTCTATTCCAACGGCGTGATGGTGTCGCGCAAGCTCCTGGCGTCCAATCCGAAGGCCGTCGCCGGCCTCGTCCGCGCCGTCAACAAGGGCATGATCGCGATCGCCAAGGATCAAAATGCCGGTATGAAAGCCGCTGTCAATTACGACAATCTGATCAACGTCGAAGTCGAAAAGCGCCGCCTGCAATATTCCTTCGACAAGCTGATCGTCTCGCCCGAGATGAAGGAAATCGGCGTCGGCGACGTCAAGGACGACCGCATGGCCCGCGCCATCGGCATCATCGTCGAGGGTTATCAGCTTGCCCGGGCGCCGACGCCGGCGGAAATCTTCTCGCGCGAATTTTTGCCGCCGCGCGCGGAACGCGAGCTGGTTTATACGGCGAATTGA
- a CDS encoding ABC transporter ATP-binding protein has translation MQPHSEFQGSPVPASAAPIAIELSEASVTFGRGARAVPALATTTLRIADGEFVALVGPSGCGKSTILRLVSGLVQPSTGVVIVGGREVAARALRVGMAFQNPTMLPWMTIERNIMLPLKIVEPFRSQFRKLRKTKFRDKANALLEQVGLKGFGNRYPWQLSGGMLQRANLCRALIHEPRMLLLDEPFGALDQFTREELWSILQDLWIAHRPTVLLVTHDLREAAFLGSRICVMSARPGRILDDSHVTFARPRTVAMTFEPDFVALNQKLRAFIVDARTASAQGAA, from the coding sequence ATGCAACCACATTCTGAATTCCAGGGCTCGCCGGTTCCGGCTTCTGCCGCACCCATTGCCATCGAACTCTCCGAGGCCTCGGTCACCTTCGGCCGCGGCGCCCGCGCGGTGCCAGCCCTTGCCACGACGACGCTGCGGATCGCCGATGGCGAGTTCGTCGCTCTCGTCGGGCCGTCCGGATGCGGCAAGTCCACCATCCTGCGGCTGGTGAGCGGGCTGGTGCAGCCATCCACCGGCGTGGTCATCGTCGGCGGCCGGGAAGTAGCGGCGCGGGCGCTCCGCGTCGGCATGGCGTTCCAGAACCCGACCATGCTGCCCTGGATGACGATCGAGCGGAACATCATGCTGCCGCTCAAGATCGTCGAACCGTTTCGCTCGCAGTTCCGCAAGCTGCGCAAGACCAAATTCCGCGACAAGGCCAATGCGCTGTTGGAGCAGGTCGGCCTCAAGGGTTTTGGCAACCGCTACCCCTGGCAGCTCTCCGGCGGCATGCTTCAGCGCGCCAATCTGTGCCGCGCACTGATCCATGAGCCACGCATGCTGCTGCTTGACGAGCCCTTTGGCGCGCTCGATCAGTTCACGCGGGAAGAGCTGTGGTCGATCCTTCAGGATCTCTGGATCGCCCACCGGCCGACCGTGCTGCTGGTGACGCACGATCTGCGCGAGGCGGCGTTTCTCGGCAGCCGCATCTGCGTGATGAGCGCGCGCCCCGGCCGCATCCTCGACGACAGCCACGTCACCTTCGCCCGCCCGCGCACGGTCGCGATGACCTTCGAGCCGGACTTTGTGGCGCTGAACCAGAAGCTGCGCGCGTTCATCGTCGATGCCAGAACCGCGTCAGCACAGGGAGCGGCCTGA
- a CDS encoding ABC transporter permease, translating to MPDFDYRQKAWSAALIVLFFVAWELFCLMTGMSDLVLPRPSQVFVTLFEKFPILWPHILQTLATTMIGFVLGVGLGVVLGAVIGVSKTAYDTAYPLLVGFSSIPKVAVVPIFVLWFGSGSVPAVLTALSICFFPIVVNIATGLATTEPELEDVLKALGASKLDILWNVGLPRTMPFFFASLKVAISYAFVGAVLSETVASNRGIGNVMMTASSNFNVPLVFAGLFVLAGLGVALYVLFSAIEGRVTGWATRKNDVIAT from the coding sequence ATGCCCGATTTCGATTACCGCCAGAAAGCCTGGTCGGCGGCACTGATCGTGCTGTTCTTCGTCGCCTGGGAGTTGTTTTGCCTGATGACGGGCATGTCAGACCTCGTGCTGCCGCGCCCATCGCAGGTGTTCGTCACGCTGTTTGAGAAATTCCCGATTCTGTGGCCGCATATCCTGCAGACGCTGGCGACCACGATGATCGGCTTCGTGCTCGGCGTCGGCCTTGGCGTCGTGCTCGGCGCCGTCATCGGTGTCTCGAAGACGGCTTACGATACCGCCTATCCGCTACTGGTCGGCTTCTCCTCGATTCCAAAGGTCGCCGTGGTGCCGATTTTCGTGCTGTGGTTCGGCTCCGGCTCGGTGCCGGCGGTGCTGACCGCGCTCTCGATCTGCTTCTTTCCGATCGTGGTCAACATTGCGACGGGCCTGGCAACCACCGAACCCGAACTCGAGGACGTGCTGAAGGCGCTCGGCGCCAGCAAACTCGACATTCTCTGGAATGTCGGGCTGCCGCGCACCATGCCGTTCTTCTTTGCGTCATTGAAGGTCGCGATTTCTTACGCCTTTGTCGGCGCGGTGCTGTCGGAGACCGTCGCCTCGAACCGCGGCATCGGCAACGTCATGATGACCGCGTCCTCGAATTTCAACGTGCCGCTGGTGTTCGCGGGCCTGTTCGTGCTCGCCGGCCTCGGCGTCGCGCTCTACGTGCTCTTCTCAGCGATCGAGGGACGCGTCACCGGCTGGGCCACCCGCAAGAACGACGTGATCGCGACATGA
- a CDS encoding amidohydrolase family protein, with amino-acid sequence MTMEVAAHSLFSGSERGLLENVVLRYDNGVITDISEGVPPTTAPRSLVLPAFVNAHDHARAPASSFGALGMPLESWILRSALGTPVDPYLTAASALARSARAGCAAMMIHYTRPSGTMPLVEEASAIARAASDVGIRIAFALAVRDQNPVVYGDEEPFLSGLSKDDRGTIEQMFVRAPMSPKAYIELTDAIASAIAGPKVDVQLGPAGVQWCSKPLLEAVAENSAQTGRRVHMHLLETIYQRAWVDQHFPDGIVRYLRDIGFLSDRLTLAHCIHARPDEIEMIAASGARIVTNFSSNLHLRSGLAPIAAAHKCGCAIAVGVDGLALDEDDDVLREMRLVQMAHGGLGFQRTWTTSEFLGLAIANGRKATGSPGTGALVAGAPADFVTIDLDRLDRDQIMPVDPIDLLFARGNASLLRDVVVDGRKIVSEGRCTGVDLPAIEHELRGIYCANAKQLTPFQRAWPPLSVSLKNWFEAHLGCR; translated from the coding sequence ATGACGATGGAAGTTGCCGCACACAGCCTGTTCTCCGGCTCCGAACGCGGCCTGCTCGAAAACGTCGTCCTGCGGTATGACAACGGCGTCATCACCGATATCTCCGAGGGCGTGCCACCCACCACCGCCCCGCGCTCCCTCGTGCTTCCGGCCTTCGTCAACGCCCACGACCATGCGCGCGCGCCGGCGTCCTCGTTCGGTGCGCTCGGCATGCCGCTTGAAAGCTGGATCCTCCGCTCTGCGCTCGGTACGCCGGTCGATCCGTATCTGACCGCAGCTTCCGCGCTGGCGCGTTCGGCGCGCGCCGGCTGTGCGGCGATGATGATCCATTACACCCGTCCGAGCGGCACCATGCCGCTGGTGGAAGAGGCCAGCGCGATTGCGCGCGCGGCGTCCGACGTCGGCATCCGCATCGCGTTCGCGCTTGCCGTGCGCGACCAGAATCCGGTGGTGTATGGCGATGAAGAGCCGTTCCTCTCCGGTCTCTCCAAAGACGATCGCGGCACGATCGAACAGATGTTCGTCCGCGCGCCGATGTCGCCGAAAGCCTATATCGAGCTGACGGATGCGATTGCCTCGGCCATCGCGGGGCCGAAGGTGGACGTGCAGCTTGGCCCGGCCGGCGTGCAGTGGTGCTCAAAGCCGCTGCTGGAGGCGGTGGCGGAGAACTCCGCGCAGACCGGTCGGCGCGTCCACATGCATCTGTTGGAGACCATCTATCAGCGTGCCTGGGTGGACCAGCATTTTCCTGATGGCATCGTCCGCTACCTCCGCGACATCGGCTTCCTGTCGGACCGGCTGACGCTGGCGCATTGCATCCATGCTCGCCCCGACGAGATCGAGATGATCGCGGCTTCCGGCGCGCGCATCGTCACCAATTTCTCTTCCAATCTCCATCTGCGCTCCGGCCTCGCGCCGATCGCCGCCGCGCACAAATGCGGCTGCGCGATCGCGGTCGGCGTCGATGGGCTGGCGCTCGACGAGGATGACGACGTGCTGCGCGAGATGCGGCTGGTTCAGATGGCGCACGGCGGTCTCGGCTTCCAGCGGACCTGGACGACTTCCGAATTCCTCGGCCTCGCCATCGCCAATGGCCGCAAGGCGACGGGCTCGCCCGGAACCGGCGCGCTCGTAGCCGGCGCGCCGGCCGATTTCGTCACCATCGATCTGGACCGGCTCGACCGGGACCAGATCATGCCGGTCGACCCCATCGACCTCCTGTTCGCGCGCGGCAATGCCTCGCTGTTGCGCGACGTGGTTGTGGATGGCCGAAAGATCGTCAGCGAAGGCCGTTGCACCGGCGTCGATCTTCCCGCGATCGAGCACGAATTGCGCGGAATCTACTGCGCCAACGCAAAGCAACTCACGCCCTTCCAGCGGGCCTGGCCGCCGCTCTCGGTGTCGCTGAAGAACTGGTTCGAAGCGCATCTGGGTTGCCGGTGA
- a CDS encoding GntR family transcriptional regulator: protein MAPRAASKTAESSDKVGVICRALRRAIIEQALEPGAKLPEDSLGERFGVSRTIARHALGQLAAEGLVELRRNRIAVVATPSWQEARDAFDIRIELERLVVRQLAGKLTKSQVAELNTHVDAEDRARDGTDAVSIRLATEFHILLANMTNSPILVRYVSEVAYRCCLTLSLYSRPHSSECAINEHRAIIAALVKGDESKVMSLMHSHLDSVANRALVAPAPQRGRDLLDILAPYADEADSARVVKLPKVVRAR from the coding sequence ATGGCGCCCCGCGCCGCCAGCAAAACCGCTGAATCGTCCGACAAGGTCGGCGTGATCTGCCGCGCGCTTCGCCGCGCCATCATCGAGCAGGCGCTGGAGCCCGGCGCGAAACTGCCGGAGGATTCGCTTGGAGAAAGGTTCGGCGTCAGCCGCACCATCGCCCGCCATGCGCTGGGCCAACTGGCCGCGGAAGGCCTCGTCGAGCTTCGCCGCAACCGGATTGCTGTCGTGGCGACGCCGAGCTGGCAAGAGGCGCGCGATGCCTTTGATATCCGGATCGAACTCGAACGGCTGGTGGTGCGGCAACTTGCCGGCAAGCTGACCAAGAGCCAGGTCGCGGAACTCAATACCCATGTCGACGCCGAGGACCGCGCCCGTGACGGTACGGACGCGGTGTCGATCCGGCTCGCGACGGAATTTCACATCCTGCTCGCCAATATGACGAACAGCCCGATCCTGGTGCGCTACGTCAGCGAGGTTGCCTACCGCTGCTGCCTGACGCTGTCGCTGTACAGCCGCCCGCATTCGTCGGAATGCGCGATCAACGAGCATCGCGCGATTATTGCAGCGCTCGTCAAGGGCGACGAGAGCAAGGTGATGAGCCTGATGCACAGCCATCTGGATTCGGTGGCAAATCGCGCGCTGGTGGCCCCTGCCCCGCAGCGCGGCCGGGATTTGCTGGATATTCTGGCGCCCTATGCGGACGAGGCGGATAGTGCCCGCGTGGTGAAACTGCCGAAGGTGGTCAGAGCGAGGTAG